A genome region from Salvia splendens isolate huo1 chromosome 19, SspV2, whole genome shotgun sequence includes the following:
- the LOC121778110 gene encoding protein MKS1-like, giving the protein MDMPDFSSGPSPRRELQGPRPAPLKVRKDSHKIRKPPMAPPPAAGHHHPPPHAAPRPPVIIYTVSPKIIHANPNEFMALVQRLTGPSATSPSSASAFSSEGGGAVSPAARFAAIERTKTPDGRRKGGEMVDGIEIDPIIQRSGQFPGILSPNPSALPPIPANFFNISSENNNPLNFFHDLSPVLHSNRNFSENSFIFPSPSTNYFISPHINTPSPNTLELFHSLFDL; this is encoded by the coding sequence ATGGACATGCCGGACTTCTCCTCTGGCCCGTCTCCGAGGCGGGAGCTCCAGGGCCCCCGCCCCGCGCCCCTAAAAGTccgaaaagactcccacaaaatccGAAAACCGCCCATGGCGCCCCCTCCGGCCGCGGGCCACCACCACCCGCCCCCCCACGCGGCGCCGAGGCCGCCCGTGATCATCTACACGGTCTCCCCCAAAATCATCCATGCAAACCCTAACGAGTTCATGGCGCTGGTCCAACGTTTGACCGGCCCCAGTGCCACGTCACCCTCCTCCGCCTCAGCCTTTTCATCAGAAGGCGGAGGCGCAGTGTCCCCCGCCGCCCGTTTCGCCGCCATCGAGCGCACAAAAACGCCAGATGGCAGGAGAAAGGGCGGGGAAATGGTAGATGGGATCGAGATAGATCCCATCATTCAAAGAAGCGGCCAATTTCCCGGCATTTTATCGCCGAATCCGAGCGCTCTTCCTCCGATCCCGGCCAATTTCTTCAACATCTCGTCGGAAAATAACAATCCATTGAATTTCTTCCATGATTTGAGCCCGGTTTTGCATAGCAATAGGAATTTTTCGGAAAATAGTTTCATCTTTCCGAGCCCTTCGACTAATTATTTCATCTcaccacacataaacacaccCTCTCCAAACACTCTAGAGCTCTTCCACAGCTTGTTTGATCTATAA
- the LOC121780398 gene encoding uncharacterized protein LOC121780398 isoform X3 has protein sequence MFVASIPSDSAMNDQQSDMQSDSSVVVQPVAGAAWRGRFSIPCLNLDINVAAHVSNKACLKVSEVASTMPKSLCLEMVPRIDTWPASFKGSPPTEHSITLFFFSKGRDEEVLDNLVTHAICTDFALKSMIGEAELLIFTSVQLPQNRHRLQEKPYFWGVFRGQQGSVSPQSDYVHGQTLSPNSGYLKSFNLKGCPRTFPSKNSPLTQASKADRRGRRLDDAWQHAKPLDLLRQKAECRYCGFVSSHGGISRLKAHLGGGSPGLRLPSCENVSLEVKKDMAEWFSEWVKNTKALWTKAIRAESAGYVDKRGVVSCYASRGHAKPIDVPFQLTDCKYSGDESLLGGILHHKVHLGGGSKMQQENWYKFSPEIKERMSDWVKDLAASRTKKSKAGEQPERRGRPLDDAWGHAKPLDEARQKTRCNHCGFVSTYGGISRLKAHLGGGSPQMQLQSCPQVPLEVKRVMEQWFSEWSKNSAAAWTRKSQATPGRPSKRGKLDDAWEHAMQLDETGEALRCKHCGFVSKCGGIARLKAHLSGGDRTMQVECCPNVSPEIRNLMASGKKKLKQKSESVPRVTFAGAFEGIPRTSSELQCADKKRFVLEETLDEISNTGVRGRLKRLIEAKNAKVEEMQFEVRSLQMQLDSMP, from the exons ATGTTCGTAGCTTCTATCCCATCG GATTCAGCAATGAATGACCAGCAAAGTGACATGCAATCTGATTCCAGTGTAGTTGTACAACCAGTTGCTGGTGCAGCATGGAG AGGGAGGTTTAGTATCCCCTGTCTAAATTTAGACATCAATGTAGCTGCTCATGTCTCCAATAAAGCATGCTTGAAAGTATCGGAGGTAGCCAGTACAATGCCCAAGTCATTATGCTTGGAAATGGTTCCACGTATTGATACATGGCCAGCATCCTTTAAAGGTTCACCACCCACTGAGCACAGTATCACGCTCTTTTTCTTCTCTAAGGGAAG AGATGAAGAAGTTCTTGATAACCTGGTGACTCATGCAATCTGCACGGACTTTGCCCTCAAATCAATGATAGGAGAAGCAGAGTTGCTAATATTTACTTCAGTTCAACTGCCACAGAACCGTCACA GATTGCAGGAGAAACCTTATTTCTGGGGAGTTTTCAGGGGACAGCAAGGTTCTGTTTCTCCTCAATCTGATTATGTTCATGGTCAAACGTTATCTCCAAACTCAGGCTACCTCAAGAGCTTTAACTTGAAGGGTTGTCCAAGAACCTTTCCAAGCAAGAACAGTCCTT TAACACAAGCATCTAAAGCTGATAGAAGAGGAAGACGTTTAGATGATGCTTGGCAACATGCCAAGCCATTGGACTTACTAAGACAAAAGGCGGAGTGCCGGTATTGTGGTTTTGTTTCTTCACATGGGGGCATTTCACGCCTTAAGGCACATTTAGGGGGAGGCAGCCCTGGACTCCGCCTACCAAGCTGCGAGAATGTGTCTCTTGAAGTGAAAAAGGACATGGCTGAGTGGTTTAGTGAATGGGTAAAAAATACAAAAGCCCTTTGGACGAAAGCTATTAGAG CAGAATCTGCAGGATATGTTGATAAAAGAGGAGTAGTGTCTTGCTATGCTTCTCGCGGACATGCTAAGCCTATAGATGTACCGTTTCAGCTGACAGATTGCAAATATTCAGGCGATGAATCTTTGCTTGGAGGAATTTTACATCATAAGGTACATTTAGGTGGAGGATCAAAAATGCAGCAGGAGAATTGGTATAAATTTTCACctgaaataaaagaaagaatgtCTGATTGGGTAAAAGATTTGGCAGCCTCTAGGACGAAAAAATCCAAAG CTGGTGAACAGCCTGAGAGAAGGGGAAGACCGCTAGATGATGCTTGGGGCCATGCAAAGCCATTGGACGAGGCTAGGCAAAAGACAAGGTGCAATCATTGTGGCTTTGTTTCGACTTATGGGGGCATTTCACGTTTAAAGGCCCATTTGGGTGGAGGATCTCCTCAAATGCAGCTGCAAAGTTGCCCTCAGGTTCCATTAGAAGTTAAGAGAGTTATGGAACAATGGTTCAGTGAGTGGTCAAAAAACTCAGCGGCTGCTTGGACACGGAAATCTCAAG CAACTCCTGGCAGACCTTCCAAGAGGGGCAAACTAGATGATGCATGGGAACATGCTATGCAGCTTGATGAAACAGGAGAGGCTTTAAGGTGCAAGCATTGCGGTTTTGTTTCTAAATGTGGAGGAATTGCTAGGTTGAAGGCTCATTTGAGTGGAGGTGATCGCACAATGCAGGTGGAATGTTGCCCTAATGTATCTCCTGAAATTAGAAATTTGATGGCTTCCGGGAAAAAGAAACTCAAACAAAAATCGGAAAGTGTACCCCGGGTGACCTTTGCAGGCGCATTTGAAG GGATCCCGAGGACATCAAGCGAATTGCAATGTGCTGACAAGAAACGCTTTGTTCTCGAAGAAACTCTCGATGAGATCTCGAATACAGGTGTGAGAGGGAGACTGAAAAGATTAATAGAAGCAAAGAATGCAAAGGTGGAAGAGATGCAATTTGAAGTTAGATCGCTTCAGATGCAGTTAGATTCAATGCCATAG
- the LOC121780398 gene encoding uncharacterized protein LOC121780398 isoform X2 produces MFVASIPSDSAMNDQQSDMQSDSSVVVQPVAGAAWRGRFSIPCLNLDINVAAHVSNKACLKVSEVASTMPKSLCLEMVPRIDTWPASFKGSPPTEHSITLFFFSKGRDEEVLDNLVTHAICTDFALKSMIGEAELLIFTSVQLPQNRHRLQEKPYFWGVFRGQQGSVSPQSDYVHGQTLSPNSGYLKSFNLKGCPRTFPSKNSPLTQASKADRRGRRLDDAWQHAKPLDLLRQKAECRYCGFVSSHGGISRLKAHLGGGSPGLRLPSCENVSLEVKKDMAEWFSEWVKNTKALWTKAIRESAGYVDKRGVVSCYASRGHAKPIDVPFQLTDCKYSGDESLLGGILHHKVHLGGGSKMQQENWYKFSPEIKERMSDWVKDLAASRTKKSKAAGEQPERRGRPLDDAWGHAKPLDEARQKTRCNHCGFVSTYGGISRLKAHLGGGSPQMQLQSCPQVPLEVKRVMEQWFSEWSKNSAAAWTRKSQATPGRPSKRGKLDDAWEHAMQLDETGEALRCKHCGFVSKCGGIARLKAHLSGGDRTMQVECCPNVSPEIRNLMASGKKKLKQKSESVPRVTFAGAFEGIPRTSSELQCADKKRFVLEETLDEISNTGVRGRLKRLIEAKNAKVEEMQFEVRSLQMQLDSMP; encoded by the exons ATGTTCGTAGCTTCTATCCCATCG GATTCAGCAATGAATGACCAGCAAAGTGACATGCAATCTGATTCCAGTGTAGTTGTACAACCAGTTGCTGGTGCAGCATGGAG AGGGAGGTTTAGTATCCCCTGTCTAAATTTAGACATCAATGTAGCTGCTCATGTCTCCAATAAAGCATGCTTGAAAGTATCGGAGGTAGCCAGTACAATGCCCAAGTCATTATGCTTGGAAATGGTTCCACGTATTGATACATGGCCAGCATCCTTTAAAGGTTCACCACCCACTGAGCACAGTATCACGCTCTTTTTCTTCTCTAAGGGAAG AGATGAAGAAGTTCTTGATAACCTGGTGACTCATGCAATCTGCACGGACTTTGCCCTCAAATCAATGATAGGAGAAGCAGAGTTGCTAATATTTACTTCAGTTCAACTGCCACAGAACCGTCACA GATTGCAGGAGAAACCTTATTTCTGGGGAGTTTTCAGGGGACAGCAAGGTTCTGTTTCTCCTCAATCTGATTATGTTCATGGTCAAACGTTATCTCCAAACTCAGGCTACCTCAAGAGCTTTAACTTGAAGGGTTGTCCAAGAACCTTTCCAAGCAAGAACAGTCCTT TAACACAAGCATCTAAAGCTGATAGAAGAGGAAGACGTTTAGATGATGCTTGGCAACATGCCAAGCCATTGGACTTACTAAGACAAAAGGCGGAGTGCCGGTATTGTGGTTTTGTTTCTTCACATGGGGGCATTTCACGCCTTAAGGCACATTTAGGGGGAGGCAGCCCTGGACTCCGCCTACCAAGCTGCGAGAATGTGTCTCTTGAAGTGAAAAAGGACATGGCTGAGTGGTTTAGTGAATGGGTAAAAAATACAAAAGCCCTTTGGACGAAAGCTATTAGAG AATCTGCAGGATATGTTGATAAAAGAGGAGTAGTGTCTTGCTATGCTTCTCGCGGACATGCTAAGCCTATAGATGTACCGTTTCAGCTGACAGATTGCAAATATTCAGGCGATGAATCTTTGCTTGGAGGAATTTTACATCATAAGGTACATTTAGGTGGAGGATCAAAAATGCAGCAGGAGAATTGGTATAAATTTTCACctgaaataaaagaaagaatgtCTGATTGGGTAAAAGATTTGGCAGCCTCTAGGACGAAAAAATCCAAAG CAGCTGGTGAACAGCCTGAGAGAAGGGGAAGACCGCTAGATGATGCTTGGGGCCATGCAAAGCCATTGGACGAGGCTAGGCAAAAGACAAGGTGCAATCATTGTGGCTTTGTTTCGACTTATGGGGGCATTTCACGTTTAAAGGCCCATTTGGGTGGAGGATCTCCTCAAATGCAGCTGCAAAGTTGCCCTCAGGTTCCATTAGAAGTTAAGAGAGTTATGGAACAATGGTTCAGTGAGTGGTCAAAAAACTCAGCGGCTGCTTGGACACGGAAATCTCAAG CAACTCCTGGCAGACCTTCCAAGAGGGGCAAACTAGATGATGCATGGGAACATGCTATGCAGCTTGATGAAACAGGAGAGGCTTTAAGGTGCAAGCATTGCGGTTTTGTTTCTAAATGTGGAGGAATTGCTAGGTTGAAGGCTCATTTGAGTGGAGGTGATCGCACAATGCAGGTGGAATGTTGCCCTAATGTATCTCCTGAAATTAGAAATTTGATGGCTTCCGGGAAAAAGAAACTCAAACAAAAATCGGAAAGTGTACCCCGGGTGACCTTTGCAGGCGCATTTGAAG GGATCCCGAGGACATCAAGCGAATTGCAATGTGCTGACAAGAAACGCTTTGTTCTCGAAGAAACTCTCGATGAGATCTCGAATACAGGTGTGAGAGGGAGACTGAAAAGATTAATAGAAGCAAAGAATGCAAAGGTGGAAGAGATGCAATTTGAAGTTAGATCGCTTCAGATGCAGTTAGATTCAATGCCATAG
- the LOC121780398 gene encoding uncharacterized protein LOC121780398 isoform X1, with product MFVASIPSDSAMNDQQSDMQSDSSVVVQPVAGAAWRGRFSIPCLNLDINVAAHVSNKACLKVSEVASTMPKSLCLEMVPRIDTWPASFKGSPPTEHSITLFFFSKGRDEEVLDNLVTHAICTDFALKSMIGEAELLIFTSVQLPQNRHRLQEKPYFWGVFRGQQGSVSPQSDYVHGQTLSPNSGYLKSFNLKGCPRTFPSKNSPLTQASKADRRGRRLDDAWQHAKPLDLLRQKAECRYCGFVSSHGGISRLKAHLGGGSPGLRLPSCENVSLEVKKDMAEWFSEWVKNTKALWTKAIRAESAGYVDKRGVVSCYASRGHAKPIDVPFQLTDCKYSGDESLLGGILHHKVHLGGGSKMQQENWYKFSPEIKERMSDWVKDLAASRTKKSKAAGEQPERRGRPLDDAWGHAKPLDEARQKTRCNHCGFVSTYGGISRLKAHLGGGSPQMQLQSCPQVPLEVKRVMEQWFSEWSKNSAAAWTRKSQATPGRPSKRGKLDDAWEHAMQLDETGEALRCKHCGFVSKCGGIARLKAHLSGGDRTMQVECCPNVSPEIRNLMASGKKKLKQKSESVPRVTFAGAFEGIPRTSSELQCADKKRFVLEETLDEISNTGVRGRLKRLIEAKNAKVEEMQFEVRSLQMQLDSMP from the exons ATGTTCGTAGCTTCTATCCCATCG GATTCAGCAATGAATGACCAGCAAAGTGACATGCAATCTGATTCCAGTGTAGTTGTACAACCAGTTGCTGGTGCAGCATGGAG AGGGAGGTTTAGTATCCCCTGTCTAAATTTAGACATCAATGTAGCTGCTCATGTCTCCAATAAAGCATGCTTGAAAGTATCGGAGGTAGCCAGTACAATGCCCAAGTCATTATGCTTGGAAATGGTTCCACGTATTGATACATGGCCAGCATCCTTTAAAGGTTCACCACCCACTGAGCACAGTATCACGCTCTTTTTCTTCTCTAAGGGAAG AGATGAAGAAGTTCTTGATAACCTGGTGACTCATGCAATCTGCACGGACTTTGCCCTCAAATCAATGATAGGAGAAGCAGAGTTGCTAATATTTACTTCAGTTCAACTGCCACAGAACCGTCACA GATTGCAGGAGAAACCTTATTTCTGGGGAGTTTTCAGGGGACAGCAAGGTTCTGTTTCTCCTCAATCTGATTATGTTCATGGTCAAACGTTATCTCCAAACTCAGGCTACCTCAAGAGCTTTAACTTGAAGGGTTGTCCAAGAACCTTTCCAAGCAAGAACAGTCCTT TAACACAAGCATCTAAAGCTGATAGAAGAGGAAGACGTTTAGATGATGCTTGGCAACATGCCAAGCCATTGGACTTACTAAGACAAAAGGCGGAGTGCCGGTATTGTGGTTTTGTTTCTTCACATGGGGGCATTTCACGCCTTAAGGCACATTTAGGGGGAGGCAGCCCTGGACTCCGCCTACCAAGCTGCGAGAATGTGTCTCTTGAAGTGAAAAAGGACATGGCTGAGTGGTTTAGTGAATGGGTAAAAAATACAAAAGCCCTTTGGACGAAAGCTATTAGAG CAGAATCTGCAGGATATGTTGATAAAAGAGGAGTAGTGTCTTGCTATGCTTCTCGCGGACATGCTAAGCCTATAGATGTACCGTTTCAGCTGACAGATTGCAAATATTCAGGCGATGAATCTTTGCTTGGAGGAATTTTACATCATAAGGTACATTTAGGTGGAGGATCAAAAATGCAGCAGGAGAATTGGTATAAATTTTCACctgaaataaaagaaagaatgtCTGATTGGGTAAAAGATTTGGCAGCCTCTAGGACGAAAAAATCCAAAG CAGCTGGTGAACAGCCTGAGAGAAGGGGAAGACCGCTAGATGATGCTTGGGGCCATGCAAAGCCATTGGACGAGGCTAGGCAAAAGACAAGGTGCAATCATTGTGGCTTTGTTTCGACTTATGGGGGCATTTCACGTTTAAAGGCCCATTTGGGTGGAGGATCTCCTCAAATGCAGCTGCAAAGTTGCCCTCAGGTTCCATTAGAAGTTAAGAGAGTTATGGAACAATGGTTCAGTGAGTGGTCAAAAAACTCAGCGGCTGCTTGGACACGGAAATCTCAAG CAACTCCTGGCAGACCTTCCAAGAGGGGCAAACTAGATGATGCATGGGAACATGCTATGCAGCTTGATGAAACAGGAGAGGCTTTAAGGTGCAAGCATTGCGGTTTTGTTTCTAAATGTGGAGGAATTGCTAGGTTGAAGGCTCATTTGAGTGGAGGTGATCGCACAATGCAGGTGGAATGTTGCCCTAATGTATCTCCTGAAATTAGAAATTTGATGGCTTCCGGGAAAAAGAAACTCAAACAAAAATCGGAAAGTGTACCCCGGGTGACCTTTGCAGGCGCATTTGAAG GGATCCCGAGGACATCAAGCGAATTGCAATGTGCTGACAAGAAACGCTTTGTTCTCGAAGAAACTCTCGATGAGATCTCGAATACAGGTGTGAGAGGGAGACTGAAAAGATTAATAGAAGCAAAGAATGCAAAGGTGGAAGAGATGCAATTTGAAGTTAGATCGCTTCAGATGCAGTTAGATTCAATGCCATAG
- the LOC121780398 gene encoding uncharacterized protein LOC121780398 isoform X4, protein MLDHDSAMNDQQSDMQSDSSVVVQPVAGAAWRGRFSIPCLNLDINVAAHVSNKACLKVSEVASTMPKSLCLEMVPRIDTWPASFKGSPPTEHSITLFFFSKGRDEEVLDNLVTHAICTDFALKSMIGEAELLIFTSVQLPQNRHRLQEKPYFWGVFRGQQGSVSPQSDYVHGQTLSPNSGYLKSFNLKGCPRTFPSKNSPLTQASKADRRGRRLDDAWQHAKPLDLLRQKAECRYCGFVSSHGGISRLKAHLGGGSPGLRLPSCENVSLEVKKDMAEWFSEWVKNTKALWTKAIRAESAGYVDKRGVVSCYASRGHAKPIDVPFQLTDCKYSGDESLLGGILHHKVHLGGGSKMQQENWYKFSPEIKERMSDWVKDLAASRTKKSKAAGEQPERRGRPLDDAWGHAKPLDEARQKTRCNHCGFVSTYGGISRLKAHLGGGSPQMQLQSCPQVPLEVKRVMEQWFSEWSKNSAAAWTRKSQATPGRPSKRGKLDDAWEHAMQLDETGEALRCKHCGFVSKCGGIARLKAHLSGGDRTMQVECCPNVSPEIRNLMASGKKKLKQKSESVPRVTFAGAFEGIPRTSSELQCADKKRFVLEETLDEISNTGVRGRLKRLIEAKNAKVEEMQFEVRSLQMQLDSMP, encoded by the exons ATGCTTGATCAT GATTCAGCAATGAATGACCAGCAAAGTGACATGCAATCTGATTCCAGTGTAGTTGTACAACCAGTTGCTGGTGCAGCATGGAG AGGGAGGTTTAGTATCCCCTGTCTAAATTTAGACATCAATGTAGCTGCTCATGTCTCCAATAAAGCATGCTTGAAAGTATCGGAGGTAGCCAGTACAATGCCCAAGTCATTATGCTTGGAAATGGTTCCACGTATTGATACATGGCCAGCATCCTTTAAAGGTTCACCACCCACTGAGCACAGTATCACGCTCTTTTTCTTCTCTAAGGGAAG AGATGAAGAAGTTCTTGATAACCTGGTGACTCATGCAATCTGCACGGACTTTGCCCTCAAATCAATGATAGGAGAAGCAGAGTTGCTAATATTTACTTCAGTTCAACTGCCACAGAACCGTCACA GATTGCAGGAGAAACCTTATTTCTGGGGAGTTTTCAGGGGACAGCAAGGTTCTGTTTCTCCTCAATCTGATTATGTTCATGGTCAAACGTTATCTCCAAACTCAGGCTACCTCAAGAGCTTTAACTTGAAGGGTTGTCCAAGAACCTTTCCAAGCAAGAACAGTCCTT TAACACAAGCATCTAAAGCTGATAGAAGAGGAAGACGTTTAGATGATGCTTGGCAACATGCCAAGCCATTGGACTTACTAAGACAAAAGGCGGAGTGCCGGTATTGTGGTTTTGTTTCTTCACATGGGGGCATTTCACGCCTTAAGGCACATTTAGGGGGAGGCAGCCCTGGACTCCGCCTACCAAGCTGCGAGAATGTGTCTCTTGAAGTGAAAAAGGACATGGCTGAGTGGTTTAGTGAATGGGTAAAAAATACAAAAGCCCTTTGGACGAAAGCTATTAGAG CAGAATCTGCAGGATATGTTGATAAAAGAGGAGTAGTGTCTTGCTATGCTTCTCGCGGACATGCTAAGCCTATAGATGTACCGTTTCAGCTGACAGATTGCAAATATTCAGGCGATGAATCTTTGCTTGGAGGAATTTTACATCATAAGGTACATTTAGGTGGAGGATCAAAAATGCAGCAGGAGAATTGGTATAAATTTTCACctgaaataaaagaaagaatgtCTGATTGGGTAAAAGATTTGGCAGCCTCTAGGACGAAAAAATCCAAAG CAGCTGGTGAACAGCCTGAGAGAAGGGGAAGACCGCTAGATGATGCTTGGGGCCATGCAAAGCCATTGGACGAGGCTAGGCAAAAGACAAGGTGCAATCATTGTGGCTTTGTTTCGACTTATGGGGGCATTTCACGTTTAAAGGCCCATTTGGGTGGAGGATCTCCTCAAATGCAGCTGCAAAGTTGCCCTCAGGTTCCATTAGAAGTTAAGAGAGTTATGGAACAATGGTTCAGTGAGTGGTCAAAAAACTCAGCGGCTGCTTGGACACGGAAATCTCAAG CAACTCCTGGCAGACCTTCCAAGAGGGGCAAACTAGATGATGCATGGGAACATGCTATGCAGCTTGATGAAACAGGAGAGGCTTTAAGGTGCAAGCATTGCGGTTTTGTTTCTAAATGTGGAGGAATTGCTAGGTTGAAGGCTCATTTGAGTGGAGGTGATCGCACAATGCAGGTGGAATGTTGCCCTAATGTATCTCCTGAAATTAGAAATTTGATGGCTTCCGGGAAAAAGAAACTCAAACAAAAATCGGAAAGTGTACCCCGGGTGACCTTTGCAGGCGCATTTGAAG GGATCCCGAGGACATCAAGCGAATTGCAATGTGCTGACAAGAAACGCTTTGTTCTCGAAGAAACTCTCGATGAGATCTCGAATACAGGTGTGAGAGGGAGACTGAAAAGATTAATAGAAGCAAAGAATGCAAAGGTGGAAGAGATGCAATTTGAAGTTAGATCGCTTCAGATGCAGTTAGATTCAATGCCATAG
- the LOC121780398 gene encoding uncharacterized protein LOC121780398 isoform X5: MFVASIPSDSAMNDQQSDMQSDSSVVVQPVAGAAWRGRFSIPCLNLDINVAAHVSNKACLKVSEVASTMPKSLCLEMVPRIDTWPASFKGSPPTEHSITLFFFSKGRDEEVLDNLVTHAICTDFALKSMIGEAELLIFTSVQLPQNRHRLQEKPYFWGVFRGQQGSVSPQSDYVHGQTLSPNSGYLKSFNLKGCPRTFPSKNSPSESAGYVDKRGVVSCYASRGHAKPIDVPFQLTDCKYSGDESLLGGILHHKVHLGGGSKMQQENWYKFSPEIKERMSDWVKDLAASRTKKSKAAGEQPERRGRPLDDAWGHAKPLDEARQKTRCNHCGFVSTYGGISRLKAHLGGGSPQMQLQSCPQVPLEVKRVMEQWFSEWSKNSAAAWTRKSQATPGRPSKRGKLDDAWEHAMQLDETGEALRCKHCGFVSKCGGIARLKAHLSGGDRTMQVECCPNVSPEIRNLMASGKKKLKQKSESVPRVTFAGAFEGIPRTSSELQCADKKRFVLEETLDEISNTGVRGRLKRLIEAKNAKVEEMQFEVRSLQMQLDSMP; the protein is encoded by the exons ATGTTCGTAGCTTCTATCCCATCG GATTCAGCAATGAATGACCAGCAAAGTGACATGCAATCTGATTCCAGTGTAGTTGTACAACCAGTTGCTGGTGCAGCATGGAG AGGGAGGTTTAGTATCCCCTGTCTAAATTTAGACATCAATGTAGCTGCTCATGTCTCCAATAAAGCATGCTTGAAAGTATCGGAGGTAGCCAGTACAATGCCCAAGTCATTATGCTTGGAAATGGTTCCACGTATTGATACATGGCCAGCATCCTTTAAAGGTTCACCACCCACTGAGCACAGTATCACGCTCTTTTTCTTCTCTAAGGGAAG AGATGAAGAAGTTCTTGATAACCTGGTGACTCATGCAATCTGCACGGACTTTGCCCTCAAATCAATGATAGGAGAAGCAGAGTTGCTAATATTTACTTCAGTTCAACTGCCACAGAACCGTCACA GATTGCAGGAGAAACCTTATTTCTGGGGAGTTTTCAGGGGACAGCAAGGTTCTGTTTCTCCTCAATCTGATTATGTTCATGGTCAAACGTTATCTCCAAACTCAGGCTACCTCAAGAGCTTTAACTTGAAGGGTTGTCCAAGAACCTTTCCAAGCAAGAACAGTCCTT CAGAATCTGCAGGATATGTTGATAAAAGAGGAGTAGTGTCTTGCTATGCTTCTCGCGGACATGCTAAGCCTATAGATGTACCGTTTCAGCTGACAGATTGCAAATATTCAGGCGATGAATCTTTGCTTGGAGGAATTTTACATCATAAGGTACATTTAGGTGGAGGATCAAAAATGCAGCAGGAGAATTGGTATAAATTTTCACctgaaataaaagaaagaatgtCTGATTGGGTAAAAGATTTGGCAGCCTCTAGGACGAAAAAATCCAAAG CAGCTGGTGAACAGCCTGAGAGAAGGGGAAGACCGCTAGATGATGCTTGGGGCCATGCAAAGCCATTGGACGAGGCTAGGCAAAAGACAAGGTGCAATCATTGTGGCTTTGTTTCGACTTATGGGGGCATTTCACGTTTAAAGGCCCATTTGGGTGGAGGATCTCCTCAAATGCAGCTGCAAAGTTGCCCTCAGGTTCCATTAGAAGTTAAGAGAGTTATGGAACAATGGTTCAGTGAGTGGTCAAAAAACTCAGCGGCTGCTTGGACACGGAAATCTCAAG CAACTCCTGGCAGACCTTCCAAGAGGGGCAAACTAGATGATGCATGGGAACATGCTATGCAGCTTGATGAAACAGGAGAGGCTTTAAGGTGCAAGCATTGCGGTTTTGTTTCTAAATGTGGAGGAATTGCTAGGTTGAAGGCTCATTTGAGTGGAGGTGATCGCACAATGCAGGTGGAATGTTGCCCTAATGTATCTCCTGAAATTAGAAATTTGATGGCTTCCGGGAAAAAGAAACTCAAACAAAAATCGGAAAGTGTACCCCGGGTGACCTTTGCAGGCGCATTTGAAG GGATCCCGAGGACATCAAGCGAATTGCAATGTGCTGACAAGAAACGCTTTGTTCTCGAAGAAACTCTCGATGAGATCTCGAATACAGGTGTGAGAGGGAGACTGAAAAGATTAATAGAAGCAAAGAATGCAAAGGTGGAAGAGATGCAATTTGAAGTTAGATCGCTTCAGATGCAGTTAGATTCAATGCCATAG